The nucleotide window CAGGATGGCGGAGACATCCGAATAATAGAATTTGCGGATGGCCTCCACCAGGTCCTGCCCGATGCCGCCGGCCCCCACGAAGCCCATGATGGAAGCCTCGCGCACATTGATCTCGAAGCGCAGCAGTCCGTAGGAGGCAAAGTTGGAGGTCACCTGCGGCACCACGGCGAAGCGCACCATCTTGGGCCACGAGGCGCCGGCGGCGATAGCGCCTTCCACCGGCTTCATGTCGATATTCTCCACCACCTCGGCAAACAGCTTGCCCAGCGCGCCCATGGTGTGGATGGCAAGCGCGAGCACGCCCGGCATGGGCCCGAGCCCGAACGCCACCACGAACAAAAGCGCGAACACCAGCTCCGGCACGGTGCGGCAGAATTCCAGATAGCGCCGCGCCGCGAGGCGGATGAAGGGGCTACGCACCAGGTTGGCGCAGGCGAGGAAGCACAGGAAGAAGGCGCCGATGGCGCCGATCAGGGTGCCGAGATAGGCGATCAGTATGGTGTCCAGCAGCAGCTTCAGCCAGTGGTCGAGGTTCCAGTACCACTCGGCGAGGTCCGCCCCGAGGGCGTCCCAGCGCAGGGTCGGCACGATGGAGGCGAAATAGCTGGTGAGCCGGCCGGCATTGGCGAACAGCACGCCCGGCTTCACCTCGCCCATCCAGGCGGCGAGGGCGATGCACACCAGCACCACTGCGGCGGCAATGAAGCTGTGCCGCCGCCGTTCCCGAACCGCCGCCTCGTAGGCGGCGAGCATCGGCGAGAGCTGGGCGTCAGGCAGGCGGGTGACGGCGTGGGCCAAGGGGGTGCCTTGTCGCGTTTTGTCGAGGTTTCGATGGCCGCACGCCGGCCCCGCGCCCTTGAGGGGCGAAAGGCCGGCGTATCGATTTCAACTGGTAGGGATCAGCTCTTCTTCTTGCGCAGCTCGTCGACGAACTTGTTCAATTCGATGATGGAGACGTAGGATTCATTGTCCACCGGCTGCCAGGGCTGCTGCTTGCCTTCATAGATCTTGTCGAAGGCGGCCTTGTCGTTCTGCTGGATGGAGAAGAAGGCGTCGCGGATCTTCGCCTTCAGCTCGGCCGGCATGTCGGCGAGATAGGCGTAGGGCGAGTTCACGATCTGGTCGGACTTGAAGATGATCCGGTAGTCGTCGTACTTCGCCATCCCCTTGCGCTCCATGCGCCGGAGGTTGGATTCCTGCTCATCGTTCCACCAGTTGAAGGCGGCGTCGCAGGTGCCCTGCTGCACGGCGATCACCGCATTCTCGTGCGAGCCGGCATAGACCACCTTGCCGAAGAACTGGTCGGGGGTGATGCCCATCTTGTTCAGGGAGAAGCGCGGCACGTTGTTGCCGGAGGTGGAATTGGGATCCACCAGGCACAGGTTCTTGCCCTTCAGGTCTTCGATGGACTTGTAGGGGCTGTCGGCCTTCACATAGAGCACCGAGTGATAGCCCTTGGTGCCGTCCGCATTCACCTCGATGGCGAAGGCCTCGATCTTGGCGCCGGTCATGAGCGCGCGGGCGAACGAGGAGGGGCCGTAGGAGGCGATGTGGATGTTGCCGGCGCGCTGGCCCTCGATCACCGCCGCATAGTCATTGGCGATGCGCAGGGTCACCTTGGTGCCGAGTTGCTTGGAGAGATAGTCCATGAGCGGCGCGAAGCGCTCGGTGACGCCGGAGGCGTTCTCGGCCGGGATGATGGCGAACACCAGCTCGGGATACTTGGCCTTCCAGTCCTGCGCGGCGGCGGCACCGGCAGAGACGGCGAGCGCGGCACAGGCCGCGATCAGGGTACGACGGTTCAGCATTTCAGGCTCCTGTCGGCAGGTCTTGATTTCAAGCGCACGGATTTGGAACAAACCGGTGCGACCGGCCTCCGGGGAGGCCGGCGCGGGGCGGCAGGCGTTCAGGCCAGCGCCGCGGATTGCGGAATGGCGCCGCCGAAGGCGGGCTTGGCCACGGGCAGGTCCATCACCTCCCCGGCTTCGAGGCCATAGAGGTCGTGGGCCACCTGCTCGGTGAGGGCGGCCGGGGCGCCGTCGAACACCACGCGGCCCTGCGCCATGCCCACGAGGCGATCGCAATAGGTGCGCGCCAGGTCGAGGGAGTGCAGGTTGCACAGCACGGTGATGCCGAAGTGCTTGTTGATGCGCAAAAGCGCGTCCATCACGATGCGGGTGTTGCGCGGATCCAGGGAGGCGATGGGCTCGTCCGCGAGGATCAGCGCCGGCTCCTGCGCCAGCGCGCGGGCGATGGCCACCCGCTGCTGCTGGCCGCCGGAGAGGCTGTCGGCGCGCTGCGCGGCCAGCGGGGCGATGTCGAACTGGTCGAGGGCGGACAGGGCGATGGCCCGGTCCTCGGCGCTCCAGCTCTTGGTGAGGGCGCGCCAGGCCGGCGCGGTGGCGAGCCGCCCCATGAGCACGTTGGTGAGCACGTCGAGCCGGCCCACCAGGTTGAACTGCTGGAAGATCATGGCCGCCTCGGCCCGCCACGCGCGCAGGGCGCGGCCCTTCAGGGCGGTCACGTCGCGGCCGTCATGGAGGATGCGGCCGGAGGAGGGGTCCTGCAGGCGGTTGATCATGCGCAGCAGCGTCGACTTGCCGGCGCCGGAGCGTCCGATGACGCCGACAAAGGCACCCGCGCCGATCTGAAGATCGACGTTGGACACGGCCTCCTTGTCGCCGAAGCGGCGGGTGAGGCCCTCGATCACCAGCATCGGGTCGCTCCGTTGCGCGTCCGAACCCTGATAAGGGGTGAGCGCAACATCCGTGTGACGACCGGTGGGCCAGCCGCCGCCGATGTGTTTTCGGGATGGTTTCAGGGGCCGCCGCGCGGGGGCGTCAGGGAAATGTCACGGGATCGTCGATTGTGACAAACGCCAATCCGGGGCCTTGCGGCCGACGCGGAGACGCCGGGGAGGTGTGGGCTCCCCGGCGCCGCGGATCGACCGGACCACGCTTTGTTGTGTTCTTCGATCCGGCGAGTGGTGTGGCCAGCGGCTCAAACCATGCCGAGGAGCACGGCGCCAACGAATGCGAAGGCGGCACAGGTCTCGATCACGGTGAGCAGATGGCCGAAGGTCACCGTTTTTCCTCGCGAAGTCGATCTCGCAAAGAACCTTAACAAATTCTCAAAATGCGTGAAGAGGTAAGATGTGCTGCACCGCGGCCGGTATTGTGTTGCGACGCATGACTGTCGGAAGCCAAGTGTGCCCCGGTTCTGCCTTTTTCTCGACGCTGCGGCGCAAGCGGCGGTGTCGAGAAAAGTTTGTGAAATATTGTATTTCAGCGGGAGATGGCGCTTTCCAGCAGATTCGCCACCGCCAATGCCTGCCGATCGCGGCCGAACCGGCCCACCAGCTGCACGCCCACGGGCAGTCCGTCCGCCGTCTCAAGGCCGGCAATGTTGATGGCCGGACAGCCCAGCAGCGTCCACAGCCGGCAGAACATGGCCGAGCCGGTGGTGGCAAAGCCCTCCGGTGCCGGCCCGGGGGCGGAGAAGGTGAGGAGCGCGTCCACCTCACCGAACACATCGCCCAGCTTCTGCCGTGCGCGCTTGGCGGTGCGCCGCGCCTGATCGTAGGTGTCGGGCGCGATCTGGGTGGCGGCATCGAGATGGGCGGCGAGCAGCGGCGAGAGGCCGGCGCGGTCGTAGGCCAGCTCGTCGGCGAAGGCGAGGGCGGCCTCGAAATCCTGGATAATGGGCTGGGCGGCGTCGGCGGCCTCCAGCTCTTCGGGCAGGTCGAGGTCGAAGACGCGCGCGCCCCTGGCCTCGGCGGCGCGGGCGGCGGCGTCCAGCGCGGCATGGGCCTCGGCGGAGGCACTACCGGCGCGCGCGGTGCGCACGATGCCGATGCGCGGTCGCTCTGCGGTCTCCTCGCCGATGTCGAGGTCGCGGCCGGTGATGGCGGCGGCGGCAAAGGCGGCGTCCCGCACCCGGGCGGCGAACAGGCCCATGGTGTCGAGGTGCCAGGAGAAGGTCTTCATCCCCAGCGTGGGCAACAGGCGGAAGGTGGGCTTGTAGCCGGTGACCCCGCAGAAGGCGGCGGGGCGGATGACCGAGCCGGCGGTCTGGGTGCCGATCGCCAGGGGCAGCATGCCCGCCGCCACCGCCGCCGCCGAGCCCGCCGAGGAGCCGCCCGGCGAATGGGTGAGCCGGCGCGGGTTGCGGGTCTGCGATGGCTTCAGGAAGGCAAATTCCGTGGTCACGGTCTTGCCGACCACGAGGCCGCCGGCCCGGCGCGTCATGGCCACTACCGGGGCGTCGTTGCGCGGCCGGTGGCCGGCATAGAGCGCGCTGCCGTAGGCGGTGGGCAGGTCCCGCGTGTCGATGATGTCCTTCACCCCCACCGGCAGGCCGGCGAGGGCGCGCGCCGTGAGCCCGGCCTGATCCGCCGCCGCGCGCGCCCGGTCGAGGTCGAGGGCGGCGAAGGCCTGCACCTCGCTCTCGCGGGCGCCGACGGCCCGCGCCACCTGTTCCAGCACGGCGCGGGGCGTGGTGCGCCCGGCGTGGAGGTCGGCGGCAAGGTCGCGGGCGAAAAGGAGGGTCATGGGGTTACTCGAGGCATGGCGCAAAGGGCGCCCACCATGCGCAGGCGGCAGCGTGCGCGCAATGGGGGCGGGGGCCCTACTGCACCGGCAGGATGCGCTTGCCGGTGCGGGCGGCGTCGTCATAGACGCGGGTGTCGCCGGGCTTCAGGGAATAGCAGGTGTCGGCGATCACCGGACGGCCCGCCGCCAGGAGCTGGCTCACGGTGGCGAAACGGTAGCCCTTGGCCCGCAGCGCCGGGATCAGGATCCTCAGAGCCTCGGCGGTATGCTTGCCGCGCCCGTTGGCGTGCATGAGCACGATGGAGCCGGGGCGGATGGAGCGCAGCATGTCTTCGGCCATGCCCTTGGCGCCGATGAAGGCGGGATCGCCCGAATCCACATCCCACTGGATGGCGAGGTGGCCGGTGTCGTTCACATAATTCAGCGATTCGGCGCTGCATGAGCCGTAAGGGAAGCGGAACAGCTCCGCCCCGCCAGTCGCCTGCGCCGGTGCGCTCGGGAGCATGCAGCCCTTGGCCTTCACCTCAGTGCGGCGCAGGGCGAGGGCCACGTCCGCGTCGTCCACCTGCCGGCGCATGGCGTCGCCCGTGCGCACGGTGAGGTTGGCGTGGGACCAGGTGTGGTTGCCCATCTCGAACTGGTGGTCAGCGGTGAGCTGGTCGCCGCGCTCGGTGTGGCTCATCAGCCATTTGCCGCCGGCGAAGAAGGTGGCGGCGACATTCTCGGCGCGCAGGTAATCCACCAGAGCACCGTCATAGCCGGAAATCTCCGCCGAGGCCTCGCACAGGTCGAAGGTGAGGGCGACCAGCTTCTCTCCCGGCGGCAGCTCCACCCGGCGGATCGAGCCGCGGAGCGCCGCCGGCACCGGGGGCAGGGTGGGCGTCGCCATGTCGGGCAGGGTCACCGGGCCGCCGGCACGCGGGCGCACAATCTCCTCCCCCGGCTTCGCGGCCAGCGCCGCGGGCGAATAGCAGGCCGGCCCCGCCGCTGGTCCGGCGAGAACCGGAAAGGAGGCAGGCAACAGCAGGAGCGCGAGGCAAAGAGTGGATCGGACGGACACGGCAAACTCGACAGGTGCGAAGGATCGGTCTTTCGCATAGGCGCCCGCGCGGCCCTTGGCCAGTGCGGGCCGGTCACGAGCTGTTGCGCGCGGAAACATCAGCGCGAGCAGGGGGGCCGATCAACAGATTCCATTTGAGAAGGGCGCTGCGGCAGGCTAACCGGCGGATTGCGGGCGCCGGCCATCAGGCGGTGGCCCCGATCGCGGGATCCGAGCCCATGAATCTCCTCTCCATCCAGTCCCATGTCGCCTACGGCCATGTGGGCAATGCCTCCGCCGTATTTCCGCTCCAGCGGCTCGGGGTGGAGGTGTGGGCCATCAACACCGTGCAGTTCTCCAATCACACCGGCTACGGGGCGTGGCGCGGGCAGGTGTTCGAGGCGGCGGTCATCGGCGAGCTGGTGGAGGGCATCACCGAGCGCGGGGTGCTGCCGCGCTGCGACGGCGTGCTCTCCGGCTACATGGGCTCGGCGGACATCGGCGCCGCCATCCTCGACGCGGTGGCGCGGGTGAAGGCGGCCAACCGCAATGCCGCCTATTGCTGCGACCCGGTGATCGGCGACGTTGGGCGCGGCATCTTCGTGCGCCCCGGCATCCCCGAACTGATGCGCGATCTCGCGGTGCCGGCGGCGGACGTGATCACCCCCAACCAGTTCGAGCTGGAGCTGCTCTCGGGCCGCGCCTGCGCCTATATCGACGATGCGATCGCGGCTTGCGACGCCCTCCACGCCCGGGGTCCGAAGGTGATTCTCGTCACCAGCCTCAACGTGGCGGAGACCCCGCCCGATTGCATCGACCTGATCGCCTCGGGGCCGGACGGGCGCTTCCTGGTGCGCACGCCGCGCCTCGCAGTCTCGCTCAACGGGGCGGGGGATGCCATCGCCGCCCTGTTCTTCTTCCACGTCCAGCGCACGGGATCGACCGCCGAGGCGGTTTCCGCCGCCGCATCCTCCATTTACGGGGTGCTGGAGCGGACGGAAAAAGCACAGTCTCGGGAATTGCTGCTGGTGGAGGCCCAGGACGAGTTCGTGCGGCCCTCCCGGCTCTTTCCCGCCTCGGTGATCTGAGGCAAAAATGTGGCGGCCACCCCCGTGGCTGCCGTGACCCGGAAGACGCCGTGCGCGTGCATGCTGCGGTCACAGAGACCTGTAGAGACCTGTTCGCATGCCGCGCCGCTTCGTGACCCTGGATGTGTTCACCTCCCGCCCGTTCGGAGGCAATCCGCTCGCCGTGGTGCTCGACGCCCAGGGGCTCGACGACGCGGCGATGCAGCAGATCTCCCGCGAATTCAACGTCTCCGAGACGGTGTTCGTGCTGCCGCCGAAGAACCCCGCCAACCGGGCGCGCATCCGCATCTTCTCCGTCGCCCACGAGATGCCGTTCGCCGGCCATCCCACGGTGGGGGCGGCGGTGCTGCTGGCGCTGGAGGACAAGCTGGTCAAGGGCACCCTGAAGATCGAAGAGCCTATCGGCACCGTCACCTGTGAGGTGACGACCCAAAGTGCGGGCCAGGGCGCCGGCTCACGCAAGGGGGTGGCGGTGTTCACCGCGCCGCGCAAGGGCGAGCTGGAGGAGGTGGACATCTCCCGTGCCGCCTGCGCCGAGGCGCTGAATCTGGATGAGAGCGACATCGGCTTCGACGCCCATCGCCCGGTGGTGGCCTCGGCCGGCGTGCCGTTCCTGTTCGTGCCGCTGGCCAACCTCACCGCGTTGGCCCGCGCCCGGCCGGACGAGGCGGCTTTCATCAATTCCCTCGGCGGCTTCGGCGAGGCGCTCTACCTCTACACCCTGGACGAGGAGGGCGACGCCGATTTCCGCGCCCGCATGTTCTCCCCCGGCCTCGGCACCGAGGAGGACCCCGCCACCGGTGCCGCTGCCGCCGCCTTCCCCTGCGTCCTGCTCGATGCCGAGAACCGGGTGGACGGCCACCACAAGGTGCGCATCGACCAGGGCTTCGAGATGGGCCGCCCCAGCCGGGTGGACCTCGGCTTCACCGTGAAGGGTGGGCAGGTGCTCGACGCCACCATCGGTGGCTCCGCCGTGGTGATCACCGAAGGGGTGCTCCACATCTGAGCCTTATCAATATGTGGATTTGACAGAACTCACGGTAGGCGTGGGAAATAGCGAGCAGTCTGACCTTGGCTGGGACGCGATCGCTCCTATGTGTGCTGCATCGCAACACTCCCACTTGCCCTTCCGGAGGGTATCATCATGAGCGCGCCCACCCTGTTCGACAGCTTCCGCCTCGGCGACATGACCCTGCCCAACCGCATCGTCATGGCGCCGCTGACCCGTAACCGCGCCGGTGCCGGCTTCGTGCCGAGCCCGCTGGCTCCTGAATATTACGCCCAGCGCGCCGACGCGGGCCTGCTCATCACCGAGGCCTCGCAGATCTCCCAGCAGGGCCAGGGCTATCAGGACACCCCCGGCATCTACACCGACGCCCAGGTCGAGGGCTGGAAGGCCGTGACCGACGCCGTGCATGCCCGCGGCGGGCACATCGTCATCCAGCTCTGGCACGTGGGCCGGGTCTCCCACACGTCGCTGCAGCCGAACGGCGGCGCGCCGGTGGCGCCTTCCGCCATCACGGCCGCGACCAAGACCTTCGTGAACAACGCCTTCGCCGACACCTCCGAGCCCCGCGCGCTGGAGCGCTCCGAGATCCCCGGCATCCTTGAGGATTATCGCCGCGCCGCCGCCAACGCCATCAAGGCCGGCTTCGACGGGGTGGAGATCCACGGCGCCAATGGCTACCTGATCGACCAGTTCCTGAAGGATGGCTCGAACAAGCGCACCGACGACTACGGCGGCTCCATCGAGAACCGCGCGCGCTTCCTGCTGGAGGTGGTGGACACCATCGTCGCCGAGATCGGCGCCAACCGCACCGGCCTGCGCCTGTCGCCGGTATCCCCGGCCAACGGCATCAGCGACAGCAACCCGCAGGCCCTCTTCAACCATGTGGCCGAGCAGCTGGAAAAGCGCCACCTGCTCTTCGTCCATGTGGTGGAAGGTGCCACCGGCGGCCCGCGCGACGTGGCGCCGGACTTCTCCTTCGATGCGCTGCGCCAGCGCTTCACCGGCCCCTGGATCGTCAACAACGGCTATGACCTGGAGCTGGCCCAGAGCGCGATCGGCGCTGGCAAGGCGGACCTCGTCGCCTTCGGCAAGCCGTTCATCGCCAATCCGGACCTGGTGGAGCGCCTGCGCCGCAATGCGCCGCTGAACGAGCCCGACCGCGACACCTTCTACGGCGGCGGCGCCAAGGGCTATACCGACTATCCCACCCTTGCGGACGCGGCGGCGTGACCACCGACGCCGGCTGGGGTTTCAAATGGAACGTGGACCGGCGCATCGCGCCGGTCCATCGCCTTGAGCTGCGCGCCGAGCCGGGCGGCTGGCCGGAACTGGAGGTCCAGCGCGCCGAGGTGGACGCCCATTTCGCCAAAAGGGCTGCTGACAATCCACACCTGTGGAACGGCCCCATCCTGCTGTTGCGCGACTATGCCTTTGCCGACGGGGTGCTCTCCGGCGGTTTCCGGCACACGGATTTCGCCGCCTTCACCTTCTGGCGCGATAACGGCTGGCGCGACCTCGGCATGGTCAACGCCTTTGCGCTGGCGGCCATCGAGGGCGCGGACGGCGGCTTCATCCTGGGGGTGATGGGGCCGACCACGGCTTCGGCCGGTCGCACCTATTTTCCCGGCGGCACGCCCGATCCCTCAGACGTCACCGCCGACGGGCGGGTGGACCTCCACGCCTCCATGCTCCGCGAGCTGGAGGAGGAGACCGGTCTCAAGCCCTCCGACATCGCCCGCGATGACGGCTTCACCGGCCTGTTCGACGGCCCGCGCGTGGCGCTGCTGGGCCGCCTCGTCTTCGATACCCCCGCCGATGTGCTGGCCGCGCGCATCCGCGCGTTCCTGGCGCGTGAGCACCAGCCGGAACTATCCGACGTGGCGGTGGTGCATTCGGAGGCCGACATCACCGAACACATGGCCCCGTTCGCGGTGGACTACATGCGGGCGCGCTGGGCGCAGCGCGGGTAGATCGCCACCCGGCTGACGTCACCCCACTGTCGTCACCCCCTTGCGCCGGCCCGATCCCTCCGGTATGAGCTTCCTCCCGATCTATCGAGCGAAGAGTAGAGCGCCCCGTGTCGTCCCGTGCGACCAAGACTGCCGCTTCTGCCCCCCGGACCATCAAGGTTCCGGGCAACGCTCTGATTCTGCGCGCGCTTCTTCTCCTTAGCCGCCCCTGAGGGCCGGCCGGGCTTTGCCTGGGCACTCAGGGGACACGCCGCCGTCGGGTTGAAGACCCGGCGCCCGTTTCGGCTTATGATCCGGCAAAACCGCGCCCGACCGATGACGGGCTCCGCCGGACCGCCAGAAGGACCGTTCCGATGACCGACACTTCCTCTGCCCCCGTCTCCGGGAAGCCCGTATCCGACCGCGACCGCGTGGTCATCTTCGACACCACCCTGCGCGACGGCGAGCAGTGCCCCGGCGCCTCCATGACCTTCGAGGAGAAGCTGGAAGTGGCCGCGCTCCTCGACGAGATGGGCGTGGACGTGATCGAGGCCGGCTTCCCCATCGCCTCCATCGGCGATTTCGAGAGCGTGGCCGAGATCGCGCGGCGCACGCAGAACGCCACCGTCGCCGGCCTGTCGCGCGCCGCGCTGAACGACATCGACCGCTGCGCCGAGGCGGTGAAGCACGCCCGCCGCGGCCGCATCCACACCTTCCTGTCCACCTCTCCGGTGCACATGAAGTACAAGCTCCAGAAGCAGCCCCACGAGGTGCTGGAGATGGTGGTGGCGTCCGTCACCCGCGCCCGCAACCATGTGGAGGACGTGGAGTGGTCGTCCGAGGACGGCACCCGCACCGAGATCGACTTCCTGTGCCGCTGCGTGGAAGCCGCCATCAAGGCCGGCGCCACCACCATCAACATCCCCGACACCGTGGGCTACACCACCCCGGCCGAGTATGAGGCCCTGTTCCGCACCGTGATCGAGCGCGTGCCGAACTCGGACAAGGCCATTTTCTCGGTGCATTGCCATGACGACCTCGGCATGGCGGTGGCGAACTCGCTGGCCGGCCTCGCCGGCGGCGCGCGGCAGATCGAGTGCACCGTCAACGGCATCGGCGAGCGCGCGGGCAATGCGGCGCTCGAAGAAGTGGTGATGGCCATCGAGACCCGCTCGGACGTGCTGCCCTATCGCTCCGGCATCAACACCAAGATGCTCACCCGCGCCTCCAAGCTGGTATCGGCGGTGACCTCGTTCCCAGTGCAGTACAACAAGGCCATCGTGGGCCGGAACGCCTTCGCCCATGAGAGCGGCATCCACCAGGACGGCATGCTCAAGCACACCCAGACCTATGAGATCATGACGCCGGAGAGCGTCGGCGTCTCCAAGACCTCGCTGGTCATGGGCAAGCATTCGGGCCGCGCCGCCTTCCGCGACAAGCTCAAGACCATGGGCTACGAGCTGGGCGAGAACGCCCTGAACGACGCCTTCACCCGCTTCAAGGACCTCGCCGACCGCAAGAAGGTGGTCTACGACGAGGACATCGAGGCGCTGGTGGACCAGGGCATCGCCGCCGCCTACGACCGCATCAAGCTCATCTCCCTGTCGGTCATCGCCGGCACCCGCGGGCCGCAGCGCGCCACCATGCGGCTGGAGGTGGACGGCCAGGTGAAGACCGAGGAAGCCGAGGGCAACGGCCCGGTGGACGCCACCTTCAACGCCATCAAGGCGCTGGTGCCCCACCAGGTGAAGCTCGACCTCTACCAGGTCCATGCCGTGACCGAGGGCACCGACGCCCAGGCCGAGGTCTCGGTACGGCTGGAAGAGAACGGCAAGGCCGTGACCGCCCGCGCGGCGGACCCGGACACGCTGGTCGCCTCGGCGCAGGCCTACATCACCGCGCTCAACAAGCTGCACATGAAGCGCCAGACCATGAACCCGCAGAGCGCCGTGGGCTGACCCCTCGCGCCGGTCCCGATGCGAAAGGCCGCCCCGTTGGGCGGCCTTTTTCTTTGGGCGGATGTCTTTGGGCGGCGGTGTGGCGCGGGCGGCTCCATCCCGCGTTGGCCGAGGGTGGCTCGGCAAAGGCGTTGCGAAATTCGCATCGCGCCCTTCGGGCGGCACTGCGTATCGCGATGCCACATTGGTTTTCCAGAATACCGGCCAACCCCAATGGATTGGTTCAAATTGTGCGGCGCTCTCCCGGGGCAATGCGGGGGCTGTCGGTCCAGCTGGAGTGCCGCTGCGGCATCCTCAGGGGAAAGTTACCTCCATTTCGCACTTGACGGGTGCCGCTACGCGAACTTCAAAAGGGGGAAGGGCGTTCGTCAGAAACACCCTGGAGGAGGAAACCCCATGCGTATCCTGTCAGCGGCGCTGGCCTTTGCGGCCGCGCTCGGACTTTCGACCGGTACTGCCACCGTCGCCAGCGCCCAGGCCTATCCCAGCCGCCCGATCACCATGGTAGTGCCCTTCGCCGCCGGCGGACCCACCGACACGGTGGCGCGCCTGGTGGCCGAATCCATGTCGAAGTCGCTGGGCCAGCAGGTGATCGTGGAGAATGTGGGCGGCGCCGGCGGCACCCGTGGTGCCGGCCAGGTGGCGAAGGCGGCGCCGGATGGATACACGCTGTTGCTCCACCATATCGGCCACGCCACCGCCGCCAGCCTCTATCGCAAGCTGCCCTATAATCCCGCCACGGATTTCGAGGCGGTGGGCCTCGTCACCGCCGTGCCCATGACCCTCATCGCCAAGAATGGCTTGGCCCCCAAGACCATGGGCGAGGTGGTGGAATTCGTGAAGGCGAACAAGGACAAGGTCACCTACGGCAATGCCGGCGTCGGCTCGGCCTCGCACCTGTGCGGCATGCTGCTGATGTCCTCCGTCGGCGCGCAGATGACCACCGTGCCCTATCAGGGCACGGGCCCGGCCATGAACGACCTCGTGGGCGGCCAGATCGACCTCATGTGCGACCAGACCACCAACACCACCGGCCAGATCAAGGGCGGTAAAGTGAAGGTCTATGGCGTCACCACCAAGGAGCGGGTGAAGTCCCTGCCCGACGTCCTCACCATGCAGGAAAGCGGGCTGAAGGACTTCGAAGTGGCGGTGTGGCACGGCGTCTATGTGCCCAAGGGCACGCCGAAGGACATCGTGGAGAAGCTGAACGCCGCCCTCAACACGGCGCTGGATGATCCCAAGGTGATCGCCCGCTTCGCCGACCTCGGCACCGAGCCGGAGTCCAAGGACCGCCGCAGCCCGGCCTTCCACAAGGACTTCGTGGTGGCCGAAATCGCCAAGTGGAAGCCCATCATCCAGTCCGCCGGCGTCTACGCCGACTGATCGGTCGGTCCGCCGGACGGTGTCCGGCGCGCCGCG belongs to Xanthobacter autotrophicus Py2 and includes:
- a CDS encoding phosphonate ABC transporter, inner membrane subunit (TIGRFAM: phosphonate ABC transporter, inner membrane subunit~PFAM: binding-protein-dependent transport systems inner membrane component~KEGG: rpb:RPB_4086 phosphonate uptake transporter); translation: MAHAVTRLPDAQLSPMLAAYEAAVRERRRHSFIAAAVVLVCIALAAWMGEVKPGVLFANAGRLTSYFASIVPTLRWDALGADLAEWYWNLDHWLKLLLDTILIAYLGTLIGAIGAFFLCFLACANLVRSPFIRLAARRYLEFCRTVPELVFALLFVVAFGLGPMPGVLALAIHTMGALGKLFAEVVENIDMKPVEGAIAAGASWPKMVRFAVVPQVTSNFASYGLLRFEINVREASIMGFVGAGGIGQDLVEAIRKFYYSDVSAILLLIIAAVMIIDLVTEQIRHRLLGVGGHR
- a CDS encoding phosphonate ABC transporter, periplasmic phosphonate-binding protein (TIGRFAM: phosphonate ABC transporter, periplasmic phosphonate-binding protein~KEGG: rpa:RPA0699 putative PhnD protein, phosphonate ABC transporter, periplasmic binding protein precursor), whose protein sequence is MLNRRTLIAACAALAVSAGAAAAQDWKAKYPELVFAIIPAENASGVTERFAPLMDYLSKQLGTKVTLRIANDYAAVIEGQRAGNIHIASYGPSSFARALMTGAKIEAFAIEVNADGTKGYHSVLYVKADSPYKSIEDLKGKNLCLVDPNSTSGNNVPRFSLNKMGITPDQFFGKVVYAGSHENAVIAVQQGTCDAAFNWWNDEQESNLRRMERKGMAKYDDYRIIFKSDQIVNSPYAYLADMPAELKAKIRDAFFSIQQNDKAAFDKIYEGKQQPWQPVDNESYVSIIELNKFVDELRKKKS
- a CDS encoding phosphonate ABC transporter, ATPase subunit (TIGRFAM: phosphonate ABC transporter, ATPase subunit~PFAM: ABC transporter related~SMART: AAA ATPase~KEGG: rpd:RPD_3820 phosphonate ABC transporter PhnC, ATP-binding), whose amino-acid sequence is MLVIEGLTRRFGDKEAVSNVDLQIGAGAFVGVIGRSGAGKSTLLRMINRLQDPSSGRILHDGRDVTALKGRALRAWRAEAAMIFQQFNLVGRLDVLTNVLMGRLATAPAWRALTKSWSAEDRAIALSALDQFDIAPLAAQRADSLSGGQQQRVAIARALAQEPALILADEPIASLDPRNTRIVMDALLRINKHFGITVLCNLHSLDLARTYCDRLVGMAQGRVVFDGAPAALTEQVAHDLYGLEAGEVMDLPVAKPAFGGAIPQSAALA
- a CDS encoding Amidase (PFAM: Amidase~KEGG: bja:bll5103 malonamidase E2) gives rise to the protein MTLLFARDLAADLHAGRTTPRAVLEQVARAVGARESEVQAFAALDLDRARAAADQAGLTARALAGLPVGVKDIIDTRDLPTAYGSALYAGHRPRNDAPVVAMTRRAGGLVVGKTVTTEFAFLKPSQTRNPRRLTHSPGGSSAGSAAAVAAGMLPLAIGTQTAGSVIRPAAFCGVTGYKPTFRLLPTLGMKTFSWHLDTMGLFAARVRDAAFAAAAITGRDLDIGEETAERPRIGIVRTARAGSASAEAHAALDAAARAAEARGARVFDLDLPEELEAADAAQPIIQDFEAALAFADELAYDRAGLSPLLAAHLDAATQIAPDTYDQARRTAKRARQKLGDVFGEVDALLTFSAPGPAPEGFATTGSAMFCRLWTLLGCPAINIAGLETADGLPVGVQLVGRFGRDRQALAVANLLESAISR
- a CDS encoding polysaccharide deacetylase (PFAM: polysaccharide deacetylase~KEGG: sfu:Sfum_0601 polysaccharide deacetylase), which gives rise to MFPRATARDRPALAKGRAGAYAKDRSFAPVEFAVSVRSTLCLALLLLPASFPVLAGPAAGPACYSPAALAAKPGEEIVRPRAGGPVTLPDMATPTLPPVPAALRGSIRRVELPPGEKLVALTFDLCEASAEISGYDGALVDYLRAENVAATFFAGGKWLMSHTERGDQLTADHQFEMGNHTWSHANLTVRTGDAMRRQVDDADVALALRRTEVKAKGCMLPSAPAQATGGAELFRFPYGSCSAESLNYVNDTGHLAIQWDVDSGDPAFIGAKGMAEDMLRSIRPGSIVLMHANGRGKHTAEALRILIPALRAKGYRFATVSQLLAAGRPVIADTCYSLKPGDTRVYDDAARTGKRILPVQ
- a CDS encoding pyridoxal kinase (TIGRFAM: pyridoxal kinase~PFAM: Phosphomethylpyrimidine kinase type-1~KEGG: gbe:GbCGDNIH1_1354 pyridoxine kinase), whose protein sequence is MNLLSIQSHVAYGHVGNASAVFPLQRLGVEVWAINTVQFSNHTGYGAWRGQVFEAAVIGELVEGITERGVLPRCDGVLSGYMGSADIGAAILDAVARVKAANRNAAYCCDPVIGDVGRGIFVRPGIPELMRDLAVPAADVITPNQFELELLSGRACAYIDDAIAACDALHARGPKVILVTSLNVAETPPDCIDLIASGPDGRFLVRTPRLAVSLNGAGDAIAALFFFHVQRTGSTAEAVSAAASSIYGVLERTEKAQSRELLLVEAQDEFVRPSRLFPASVI